A genomic stretch from Photobacterium atrarenae includes:
- the moaE gene encoding molybdopterin synthase catalytic subunit MoaE, with protein MISVQVEDFSVAEEYASLAEGNDAGAVVTFVGKVRDFNQGDTVTGLSLEHYPGMTEKALNDIVAQAHERWPLLQTRVIHRVGDLALGDQIVFVGVTSAHRGAAFQACEFIMDYLKTRAPFWKKERTPTVSRWVDARETDTTAAERWKS; from the coding sequence ATGATTTCCGTACAGGTTGAAGATTTCTCCGTTGCAGAAGAATATGCCAGCTTGGCGGAGGGAAACGACGCGGGTGCGGTCGTGACCTTTGTCGGGAAAGTGCGTGATTTCAATCAGGGGGATACGGTGACCGGATTGTCCCTGGAGCATTATCCCGGGATGACCGAAAAGGCGCTGAATGACATTGTTGCTCAGGCGCATGAGCGCTGGCCGCTGCTGCAAACCCGGGTGATCCACCGGGTTGGGGACTTGGCACTTGGCGATCAAATCGTATTCGTCGGTGTGACCAGTGCCCACCGTGGCGCTGCATTTCAGGCCTGTGAATTTATCATGGATTATCTGAAAACCCGGGCGCCGTTCTGGAAGAAAGAGCGGACACCGACGGTGTCTCGTTGGGTTGATGCGCGGGAAACGGATACAACTGCCGCTGAGCGATGGAAGTCGTAA
- the moaD gene encoding molybdopterin synthase sulfur carrier subunit encodes MIKVLFFAQVKELVGVEQLEVGAEFSTAEALRAHLASRGDKWQLALEPGKLLVAVNQTICSLDSGLNDGDEVAFFPPVTGG; translated from the coding sequence ATGATTAAAGTACTTTTCTTTGCCCAGGTGAAAGAGCTGGTCGGGGTTGAACAGCTGGAAGTTGGCGCTGAATTTTCCACAGCCGAAGCGCTGCGGGCGCACCTGGCTTCGCGCGGCGATAAATGGCAGTTAGCGCTGGAGCCGGGGAAGTTACTGGTTGCGGTGAACCAGACGATTTGTTCCCTTGACAGCGGATTGAACGACGGCGATGAAGTCGCTTTTTTCCCGCCGGTAACCGGAGGCTAA
- the moaC gene encoding cyclic pyranopterin monophosphate synthase MoaC, with protein sequence MTQFTHINASGEANMVDVSAKTDTVREARAEAFVHMAAETLELIVSGQHHKGDVFATARIAGIQAAKKTWDLIPLCHPLLLSKVEVQLEALPAENKVRIESCCRLAGKTGVEMEALTAASVAALTIYDMCKAVQKDMVIGQVRLLEKTGGKSGHFKVEA encoded by the coding sequence ATGACACAATTTACACATATCAATGCTTCCGGTGAAGCCAACATGGTAGATGTTTCTGCCAAAACAGACACGGTCCGTGAGGCCCGGGCTGAAGCTTTTGTCCATATGGCTGCTGAAACCCTGGAACTGATTGTTTCCGGCCAGCATCATAAAGGGGACGTGTTCGCGACGGCGCGGATTGCCGGGATTCAGGCGGCGAAGAAAACCTGGGATCTGATCCCACTGTGCCATCCGCTGCTGCTCTCGAAAGTCGAAGTCCAGTTGGAAGCGCTCCCGGCCGAGAATAAAGTGCGGATCGAGTCGTGCTGTAGGCTAGCCGGGAAGACCGGGGTTGAAATGGAAGCGCTGACTGCGGCTTCCGTGGCCGCATTGACGATTTATGACATGTGCAAAGCAGTCCAGAAAGACATGGTGATTGGCCAGGTGCGCCTGCTTGAGAAAACAGGTGGCAAGTCCGGACATTTTAAGGTGGAAGCATGA
- the moaA gene encoding GTP 3',8-cyclase MoaA, whose product MANQFEDQYHRKFYYLRLSITDVCNFKCTYCLPDGYQPAERKKPSFLTLDEIRRVTSAFAACGTTKVRITGGEPSLRRDFTDIIRTVAEQPGIRKVATTTNGYRMAKQVKDWRDAGLTHLNVSVDSLDPKMFYQITGENLFHQVMDGIDAAFDAGFEQVKINTVLLKDLNSQQLPQFLAWIKDRPIQLRFIELMQTGEMDSLFQRHHVSGVSIRNHLIANGWLLKARANNDGPAQVFCHPDYRGEIGLIMPYEKDFCQSCNRLRVSSLGKLHLCLFGDHGVELRDLLTQDSQQAALIDRIQSGLQEKAVSHFLDDGNTGMTPHLASIGG is encoded by the coding sequence GTGGCAAATCAATTTGAAGACCAATATCATCGCAAGTTTTATTACCTGCGACTCTCGATTACTGACGTTTGTAATTTCAAATGTACCTACTGTCTCCCGGACGGCTATCAGCCGGCGGAGCGTAAAAAACCTTCTTTTCTGACCTTGGACGAAATCCGCCGGGTCACCAGCGCGTTTGCGGCGTGCGGGACGACCAAGGTGCGGATCACCGGCGGTGAGCCGTCACTGCGTCGGGACTTTACGGACATTATCCGGACGGTTGCCGAGCAACCGGGGATCCGGAAGGTGGCAACGACGACCAACGGCTATCGGATGGCCAAACAGGTTAAGGACTGGCGTGATGCGGGGCTGACACATCTAAATGTGAGTGTCGACAGCCTGGATCCGAAGATGTTTTATCAGATCACCGGTGAGAACTTGTTTCACCAGGTCATGGATGGCATTGATGCGGCGTTTGATGCCGGCTTTGAGCAGGTCAAAATCAATACCGTCCTGTTGAAAGATCTGAACTCACAGCAGTTACCGCAGTTTCTTGCCTGGATTAAAGATCGTCCGATCCAGCTTCGGTTTATTGAACTGATGCAAACCGGCGAAATGGACAGTCTGTTTCAACGCCATCATGTCTCCGGTGTGAGTATCCGTAACCATTTGATCGCCAACGGCTGGTTGCTCAAAGCACGGGCGAATAATGATGGTCCGGCTCAGGTGTTCTGCCATCCGGATTACCGGGGGGAGATCGGCCTGATCATGCCCTACGAAAAAGATTTTTGTCAGAGCTGTAACCGACTGCGGGTGTCTTCGCTGGGTAAGCTGCACCTCTGTCTGTTTGGCGATCATGGGGTCGAGCTGCGGGATCTGCTTACTCAGGATAGCCAACAGGCGGCACTAATCGACCGTATTCAAAGTGGCTTGCAGGAAAAAGCCGTCAGTCATTTTCTTGATGATGGCAATACCGGCATGACACCCCACCTCGCATCTATTGGCGGTTAA